A window of the Lactuca sativa cultivar Salinas chromosome 5, Lsat_Salinas_v11, whole genome shotgun sequence genome harbors these coding sequences:
- the LOC111910330 gene encoding mitochondrial import inner membrane translocase subunit TIM23-1, with protein sequence MSYQPRSSNHSENDDHHDNRRLYNPYQDLRVPAQTLYKLPTSPEYLFQEESIAQRRSWGENLTYYTGIGYLSGAVVGAGKGLVEGVKASEAGDTMKLRVNRILNASGHAGRTIGNRAGVIGLLYAGMESGMVKARDADDIINSVVAGLATGALYKAAAGPRSAAVAGAIGGIAVGLAVTGKQVLKRYVPI encoded by the coding sequence ATGTCTTACCAACCGAGATCTTCAAATCACAGCGAAAACGACGACCACCACGACAACCGTCGGCTATACAACCCTTACCAAGATCTTAGAGTCCCCGCACAAACCCTGTACAAACTTCCGACATCTCCTGAATACCTCTTTCAAGAGGAATCCATCGCTCAACGGCGTTCATGGGGCGAGAACCTGACATACTACACCGGCATCGGTTACCTCAGCGGCGCTGTAGTTGGCGCCGGGAAGGGTTTAGTAGAGGGCGTGAAGGCTTCTGAGGCTGGAGACACCATGAAACTTAGGGTTAATCGGATCTTAAATGCTTCTGGACATGCAGGTCGGACGATCGGCAACCGTGCGGGTGTAATCGGACTGTTGTACGCTGGTATGGAGAGCGGGATGGTTAAGGCTAGGGATGCAGATGATATTATTAACAGTGTGGTGGCTGGATTAGCGACTGGAGCGCTTTACAAGGCGGCGGCGGGGCCTAGGTCGGCGGCTGTTGCCGGAGCTATTGGTGGAATAGCGGTGGGATTAGCCGTGACGGGGAAGCAGGTTTTGAAGAGATACGTACCAATCTGA